A genome region from Danio aesculapii chromosome 2, fDanAes4.1, whole genome shotgun sequence includes the following:
- the LOC130238522 gene encoding C-type lectin lectoxin-Enh4-like, whose product MESLFVLLVLSGLFCSSSAISRQYQYLNLRMSWPDAQSYCRENFTDLATVDTMDDVNRLLNSVDAGYNGSVWIGLRSETEKRWFWSSGEDTSQYFNWASGMPNDDGYCVATNSGSWSDLPCNHGRYFVCQKDTTYKLVIMAKSCIDAQSHCRQYYTDLPTIHSSAENNQVSITETLKSMGLESDSTINWRNGDSKEFFHPENNGVENEMK is encoded by the exons ATGGAGAGTCTGTTTGTGCTGCTTGTGCTGTCAG GGCTCTTCTGCAGCAGTTCTGCTATTTCTCGTCAGTATCAATATCTAAACCTGAGAATGTCATGGCCAGATGCTCAGAGTTACTGCAGAGAGAATTTCACTGATCTGGCTACTGTAGACACCATGGATGATGTTAACAGGCTGTTAAATTCAGTGGATGCTGGATACAATGGATCAGTGTGGATTGGACTGAGGAGTGAGACAGAGAAACGCTGGTTTTGGTCGAGTGGAGAAGACACTTCTCAGTACTTTAACTGGGCTTCAGGAATGCCAAATGATGATGGATATTGTGTAGCTACTAATTCCGGCAGTTGGAGTGATTTGCCATGCAATCACGGAAGATATTTTGTGTGTCAGA AAGACACTACATACAAATTGGTAATTATGGCTAAAAGCTGCATAGATGCTCAGAGTCACTGCAGACAGTATTACACAGACCTGCCCACAATCCACAGCTCTGCAGAAAACAACCAGGTTTCT ATCACTGAAACATTAAAAAGCATGGGACTGGAAAGTGACAGCACAATAAACTGGAGAAATGGGGATAGTAAAGAGTTTTTTCATCCGGAGAACAACGGTGTGGAGAATGAAATGAAGTAA